The Vigna unguiculata cultivar IT97K-499-35 chromosome 6, ASM411807v1, whole genome shotgun sequence genome contains a region encoding:
- the LOC114186610 gene encoding ribonuclease Phyb-like has translation MAQTWPSGFCAHKACDATKTIPFKFTIHGLWPSNYSIPQPSLCSSTGLNISLISGIVHELDQDWPNYLWNNNYFWNSEWMKHGTCSNMLPFDYFRLTLDIYARNDLQQILEHANILPGSTYLTSQIIATIKTSPIGVEPQVSCRSKDLVEIRLCLNKSPIPHYINCPKPRLNCPNKVNFL, from the exons ATGGCCCAAACTTGGCCATCAGGCTTTTGTGCCCATAAGGCCTGTGATGCCACAAAAACAATACCATTCAAGTTTACTATACACGGATTGTGGCCATCCAATTACAGCATACCACAACCATCTTTGTGCTCATCTACtggtttaaatatttctttg attagcGGAATAGTTCATGAACTTGATCAAGATTGGCCGAATTATCTTTGGAACAACAATTACTTTTGGAATTCAGAATGGATGAAACATGGAACGTGTTCAAATATGCTACCATTTGATTATTTCAGACTCACGTTAGATATTTATGCAAGGAATGATCTTCAACAAATACTTGAACATGCAAATATATTACCTGGTAGTACTTACCTTACAAGCCAAATCATCGCAACTATAAAAACATCACCAATTGGTGTTGAACCACAAGTGAGTTGTAGAAGTAAGGATTTGGTTGAAATAAGGCTATGTTTGAACAAAAGCCCCATTCCCCATTACATCAACTGTCCTAAACCACGACTAAATTGTCCTAACAAAGTAAACTttctgtaa